One part of the Planctomycetota bacterium genome encodes these proteins:
- a CDS encoding phage/plasmid primase, P4 family — protein MADDIELAVPMDLQEHDQWVLWRYDRRGDDVTKVPCSVHGRLAKANDPRTWASFDDALAAYRRGGYAGIGFVFNADDPFAGVDLDDCRDDDGTLNDRARGIVESFGTYTEVSPSGSGVKMLCRADAIPKGRNVGWCELYTGGRFFTITGQRVPGTPAIVNSCSEPFAALYARVTKPKASTNGTARLNGSQANGGDDNRVSRCMAYLDKLPRAVSGSGGHTATFTAACTCYRFGLTEAETADALRWYNDNRCDPPWSDWELQHKVESARDEVTAAGDIGKFLREDRSSTDKQHTNGRKVNGTSRVDGHRVDTDTGEIHGDGDNAPDDGVRLTEQGNAEIIAAQHGRDLMYVPQLGQWHAWTGTHWQPDTIGRVVQHAKRIAVHLEQLRGRPGLDQKAVDKHVVRSQSAAGINGTLRLLQTEPGIPVLVDQLDTDPWALNVANGTIDLRTGELRPHDRDERITRCLPWNYNPQAQAPRWMQYLAEVQPDDGMPEYLQRMAGYAATGAINVQEVWCLWGSGANGKSIFHDTIDHALGIYSGMAPPSLITSTGRDEHPTELADLLGKRLVLATETEEDAKLKVQLIKRLSGDETIKARKMRQDYFEFRRTMKTWLVTNNKPRVDEATNAIWRRLRLVPFHVTIPQAKRDVRLLDKLKAETEGILAWIVAGSVDMHRNGMQTPKTVRDATREYRAESDRLGDYREARLASGDGYRITRADLFQDYLHWAKSAGEHDTLSDRAFYTRIRQVPGVEDGKWKDAEGTTVRGFLGIDLGWKRGGPDGD, from the coding sequence ATGGCCGACGATATCGAGCTCGCGGTCCCGATGGATTTGCAGGAACACGATCAATGGGTGCTCTGGCGCTACGACCGCCGCGGCGATGACGTGACGAAAGTGCCATGCTCCGTGCATGGCCGACTCGCCAAGGCCAACGACCCGCGGACGTGGGCCAGCTTCGATGACGCGCTGGCCGCCTACCGACGTGGCGGTTACGCCGGCATCGGGTTTGTGTTCAATGCCGATGATCCGTTCGCCGGTGTAGACCTCGACGACTGCCGTGATGACGACGGCACGCTCAACGACCGAGCCCGCGGCATCGTCGAATCGTTCGGAACCTACACCGAAGTCAGTCCGTCGGGTAGCGGCGTCAAGATGCTTTGCCGCGCCGACGCCATTCCGAAAGGGAGGAACGTCGGTTGGTGCGAGCTCTACACCGGTGGCCGGTTCTTCACCATCACTGGTCAACGGGTTCCAGGCACGCCCGCGATCGTCAACAGCTGTAGCGAACCGTTCGCCGCGCTCTACGCCCGCGTGACGAAGCCGAAGGCGTCGACCAATGGCACGGCCCGGCTCAACGGTTCGCAGGCCAATGGAGGCGATGACAACCGCGTGTCGCGTTGCATGGCATACCTCGACAAGCTCCCGCGCGCGGTGAGCGGTTCGGGCGGACATACCGCGACCTTCACCGCGGCTTGCACCTGCTACCGGTTCGGGCTCACCGAAGCCGAGACGGCTGACGCGCTGCGGTGGTACAACGACAACCGCTGCGATCCGCCGTGGAGCGATTGGGAGCTGCAGCACAAGGTCGAATCAGCACGCGACGAAGTCACTGCCGCCGGCGACATCGGGAAGTTTCTGCGCGAGGATCGGAGCAGCACCGACAAACAGCACACCAACGGTCGCAAGGTCAACGGCACCAGTCGCGTCGACGGGCATCGGGTCGACACTGACACCGGCGAGATTCACGGCGATGGCGACAATGCACCGGATGACGGCGTTCGGCTGACCGAGCAGGGCAATGCCGAGATCATCGCCGCTCAGCACGGCCGTGACCTCATGTACGTGCCGCAACTCGGTCAGTGGCATGCTTGGACCGGAACACATTGGCAGCCCGACACGATCGGTCGCGTGGTGCAACATGCGAAGCGCATCGCTGTTCACCTTGAGCAGCTACGCGGGCGTCCAGGACTCGACCAAAAGGCTGTCGACAAGCACGTTGTCCGGTCGCAGTCGGCGGCCGGCATCAACGGCACGCTCAGGCTGCTGCAGACTGAACCAGGGATCCCCGTGTTGGTCGACCAACTCGACACCGATCCGTGGGCGCTCAATGTCGCCAACGGCACGATCGACCTTCGCACTGGCGAGCTTCGACCCCACGACAGGGACGAACGAATCACCCGATGCCTTCCATGGAACTACAACCCGCAGGCACAAGCTCCGCGGTGGATGCAGTACCTCGCCGAGGTGCAACCGGATGACGGGATGCCCGAGTATCTGCAGCGGATGGCGGGGTACGCCGCTACCGGCGCGATCAACGTTCAGGAAGTGTGGTGTCTTTGGGGCAGTGGTGCCAACGGTAAGTCGATCTTCCACGACACCATTGATCACGCGCTCGGCATCTATTCGGGAATGGCACCGCCGTCGCTCATCACGTCGACCGGCCGCGACGAACACCCGACCGAACTGGCCGACCTGCTCGGCAAGCGGCTGGTGTTGGCCACCGAGACCGAGGAAGACGCCAAGCTCAAGGTCCAGCTCATCAAGCGGCTGAGCGGCGACGAAACCATCAAGGCCCGCAAGATGCGGCAGGACTATTTCGAGTTCCGCCGGACGATGAAGACATGGCTTGTGACCAACAACAAGCCGCGGGTCGACGAAGCGACCAACGCCATCTGGCGGCGGCTGCGATTGGTGCCGTTCCATGTGACCATTCCGCAGGCAAAGCGGGATGTCCGGCTTCTCGACAAGCTCAAAGCTGAGACCGAGGGCATCCTCGCGTGGATCGTCGCCGGCAGTGTCGACATGCACCGCAACGGCATGCAGACACCGAAGACGGTCCGCGACGCCACCCGCGAGTATCGGGCCGAGTCGGACCGATTGGGCGACTACCGCGAGGCGAGGCTGGCCAGTGGTGATGGATACCGCATCACCCGCGCCGACTTGTTCCAGGACTACCTGCATTGGGCCAAGTCGGCCGGCGAGCATGACACGCTGAGCGACCGGGCTTTCTACACCCGCATTCGGCAAGTTCCCGGCGTCGAAGATGGGAAGTGGAAGGACGCCGAGGGCACAACTGTCCGCGGCTTCCTGGGCATTGATCTTGGCTGGAAGAGAGGGGGTCCCGATGGCGATTAA